From a single Kryptolebias marmoratus isolate JLee-2015 linkage group LG6, ASM164957v2, whole genome shotgun sequence genomic region:
- the tex30 gene encoding testis-expressed protein 30 isoform X2 has protein sequence MSAMEKFDEETVKVPFGTKFLDAAFCFPAAVHKDVHTAVVLTHGAGGDMNFTHLDYLKTLQKFTVKHTFLGGRSMGCRAAAALARQLRDESEDAVQGVICLSFPLHPPGQTHTHRQRSEDLRMLPEGVRVLFVSGTEDNMCDRDLFDGVLKDMKAQAEVFWLQGGSHGLTVKGRSEESVMEEVNSKVINWIKKGV, from the exons ATGTCTGCGATGGAGAAGTTTGATGag GAAACAGTGAAGGTGCCGTTTGGGACAAAGTTTCTGGATGCTGCCTTTTGTTTCCCAGCCGCGGTGCACAAAGATGTCCACACAGCTGTTGTTCTCACACATGGCGCAGGAGGAGACATGAACTTCACACATCTG GACTACTTGAAAACATTGCAGAAGTTTACAGTAAAGCACACATTTTTGGGAG GCAGGTCGATGGGATGtcgagctgctgcagctctggcCAGGCAGCTGAGGGATGAATCAGAAGATGCAGTGCAGGGAGTCATCTGCCTCTCTTTCCCTCTGCACCCACCTGGACAGACGCACACCCATCGCCAACGAAGTGAAGACCTCAGGATGCTGCCTGAGGGCGTGCGTGTGCTGTTTGTGTCAGGCACTGAGGACAACATGTGTGACAGG GACCTTTTCGATGGCGTTCTAAAGGATATGAAAGCTCAGGCTGAAGTGTTTTGGCTACAAGGAGGCAGCCATGGACTGACGGTGAAAGGAAGGTCTGAAGAGTCTGTGATGGAGGAAGTCAACTCTAAAGTCATCAACTGGATCAAAAAAGGAGTTTAA
- the tex30 gene encoding testis-expressed protein 30 isoform X1, whose protein sequence is MSAMEKFDEETVKVPFGTKFLDAAFCFPAAVHKDVHTAVVLTHGAGGDMNFTHLVSLARALASHGFLCLRFTCKGLNLPYRIKAYSAVWDYLKTLQKFTVKHTFLGGRSMGCRAAAALARQLRDESEDAVQGVICLSFPLHPPGQTHTHRQRSEDLRMLPEGVRVLFVSGTEDNMCDRDLFDGVLKDMKAQAEVFWLQGGSHGLTVKGRSEESVMEEVNSKVINWIKKGV, encoded by the exons ATGTCTGCGATGGAGAAGTTTGATGag GAAACAGTGAAGGTGCCGTTTGGGACAAAGTTTCTGGATGCTGCCTTTTGTTTCCCAGCCGCGGTGCACAAAGATGTCCACACAGCTGTTGTTCTCACACATGGCGCAGGAGGAGACATGAACTTCACACATCTGGTCTCTCTTGCACGCGCTTTGGCATCACATGGTTTCCTCTGCCTCCGTTTCACCTGTAAAGGCTTAAACCTGCCTTATAGGATCAAGGCTTACTCTGCTGTTTGG GACTACTTGAAAACATTGCAGAAGTTTACAGTAAAGCACACATTTTTGGGAG GCAGGTCGATGGGATGtcgagctgctgcagctctggcCAGGCAGCTGAGGGATGAATCAGAAGATGCAGTGCAGGGAGTCATCTGCCTCTCTTTCCCTCTGCACCCACCTGGACAGACGCACACCCATCGCCAACGAAGTGAAGACCTCAGGATGCTGCCTGAGGGCGTGCGTGTGCTGTTTGTGTCAGGCACTGAGGACAACATGTGTGACAGG GACCTTTTCGATGGCGTTCTAAAGGATATGAAAGCTCAGGCTGAAGTGTTTTGGCTACAAGGAGGCAGCCATGGACTGACGGTGAAAGGAAGGTCTGAAGAGTCTGTGATGGAGGAAGTCAACTCTAAAGTCATCAACTGGATCAAAAAAGGAGTTTAA
- the nepro gene encoding nucleolus and neural progenitor protein: MESMAGEPWNRVNIPFPSAASSVPMKLTAETAAASKLVLLENDKVLKLIRSKILQTEIRVLYELLYILTNSFRNNKTFKGLQQVEQCVNRLKNMKLDAALQELADLCPQRIQIALSMKTGECDVPSQPMLEWICLKVLGASKLLSCTMARCTTAFLLSKRQMKWEFIILNVVITSMLSRLWVIFRGILVGLGNLYQNLLELLKDVAQARPMPYLTDVSLPADMAEFLGPSDASLLKKQRALGSHAKNLQVKQQPRKEVSVKDANRDQMGKLKEDLGVSVVRGLGFDADIKPFATKTKVKSVSEDLYKNNEKQKLKKQIEEATTFCHMSANLEGMIKWRRSQRMEKMKRLLTFLHLKCQRMKCLEAAGHNMQRKLRAFRQEVCRALSPQGKTCHFYPATRRTAGLRSRLQSLKTQFILFRIRAGVKKRRLARGQKEAELPVYFNSFLQSKAAHEATLQITDSHGCDDIDDIFASAGL; encoded by the exons ATGGAAAGCATGGCAGGAGAACCCTGGAACAGAGTAAACATCCCTTTTCCTAGTGCTGCTTCAAGTGTTCCcatgaaactgacagcagaaaCAG ctgcagcttcgaAACTCGTGCTGTTGGAAAACGACAAGGTCCTGAAGCTGATCCGTAGTAAGATCCTTCAGACGGAGATCCGAGTTTTATACGAACTGCTGTACATTCTGACCAACAGCTTCAGGAACAACAAGACGTTCAAAGGCTTACAGCAG GTTGAACAATGTGTAAACAGACTGAAGAACATGAAGCTGGATGCTGCTCTCCAGGAACTGGCTGATCTTTGTCCACAGCGGATTCAAAT agcGTTATCCATGAAGACGGGCGAGTGTGATGTTCCGAGTCAACCCATGCTGGAGTGGATCTGTCTCAAAGTGCTGGGAGCCAGCAAGCTCCTGAGCTGCACAATGGCTCGCTGCACCACAGCCTTCTT GCTTTCAAAGCGGCAGATGAAATGGGAGTTTATTATACTGAATGTGGTGATAACCAGCATGCTCAGCCGCTTGTG GGTGATTTTCCGTGGTATCCTGGTTGGACTTGGCAATCTGTACCAGAATCTCCTGGAGCTCCTCAAAGACGTGGCCCAAGCCCGGCCCATGCCCTACCTGACTGACGTCTCCCTGCCTGCAGATATGGCTGAGTTCCTGGGTCCCTCTGATGCATCGTTACTGAAGAAACAAAGAGCACTTGGCTCTCATGCCAAAAATCTTCAGGTGAAGCAGCAACCAAGAAAGGAAGTTTCAGTTAAAGATGCGAACCGGGACCAAATGGGGAAGCTTAAAGAAGACCTGGGGGTTTCTGTTGTAAGAG GTCTTGGTTTTGATGCTGATATCAAACCTTTTGCCACGAAG ACCAAGGTCAAATCTGTCTCAGAGGATTTGTACAAGAACAATGAGAAACAGAAGCTCAAGAAACAAATAGAAGAAGCCACAACATTTTGTCACATGTCTGCAAACCTGGAGGGAATGATTAAGTGGCGCAGATCCCAGAGGATGGAAAAGATGAAACGTCTCCTAACCTTTCTGCATTTAAAGTGCCAGAGGATGAAATGTCTGGAGGCTGCAGGACACaa CATGCAGAGAAAGTTGAGAGCCTTCAGACAAGAAGTTTGCAGGGCTTTATCCCCTCAGGGAAAGACTTGTCACTTCTACCCTGCAACAAGAAGAACTGCTGGTCTGAGAAGTCGTCTGCAGTCACTCAAGAcgcagtttattttgtttcgaATCCGGGCTGGTGTAAAAAAGAGAAGACTTGCAAGAGGACAGAAAGAAGCTGAGCTGCCAGTGTATTTTAACAGTTTCCTACAAAGCAAGGCTGCACATGAAGCAACACTTCAGATCACTGACTCTCACGGCTGTGATGACATAGATGATATATTTGCTTCTGCGGGTTTATGA
- the poglut2 gene encoding protein O-glucosyltransferase 2, with translation MSLRLLLLFFCLKVFRHGQSGAQAGPEPSAAKTLIWGPGLETNIVLPARFFHIQAVDSSGTNLTASPGENVFEVKIVSPAEQFTRIWIQVLDRRDGSFLVRYRMYATYTDLHIHVLLKGEHVAESPYVLKGHVYHEGCDCPQLSGSVWEGDMHCPQSFARINKDLSLFMSVDLDRNAQEIPKRFGERQSLCHYTIKDNKVYVKTFGEHVGFRIFMDAILLSLTRKVQLPDVEFFVNLGDWPLEKRKPTEKIHPIFSWCGSNNTRDIVMPTYDLTESVLETMGRVSLDMMSIQANTGPPWSEKNATGFWRGRDSRQERLELVKLSRAHPDMIDAAFTNFFFFKHDESLYGPLVKHVSFFDFFKYKYQINIDGTVAAYRLPYLLAGDSVVLKQDSGYYEHFYHELKPWEHYIPVRADLGDLLEKIQWARDHDEEAKKIALAGQQFTRNHLMGDSIFCYYYKLFKEYAKLQITEPKVREGMEPVEQPADELFPCSCQRTTVKDEL, from the exons ATGTCTCTCCgactgttgctgctgtttttctgtctgaaggTGTTCAGACATGGACAGTCCGGGGCTCAGGCTGGACCTGAACCGAGTGCAGCCAAAACTTTAATATGGGGACCGGGACTGGAGACGAACATTGTCCTCCCGGCTCGGTTCTTCCACATACAGGCGGTGGACAGCTCTGGGACAAA TTTAACAGCATCACCTGGTGAGAACGTCTTTGAGGTGAAGATTGTGTCTCCAGCGGAGCAGTTCACCAGGATCTGGATTCAGGTCCTGGATCGTCGGGACGGGTCGTTCCTGGTTCGCTACAGAATGTATGCCACCTACACCGACCTCCACATCCACGTTTTGCTGAAGGGCGAGCACGTTGCAGAGTCACCGTACGTTCTCAAAG GCCATGTCTATCATGAGGGATGTGACTGTCCTCAGCTGAGTGGTTCTGTATGGGAGGGGGACATGCACTGTCCTCAGTCCTTCGCTCGGATAAACAAGGACCTGTCCCTTTTCATGAGCGTCGACCTAGATCGCAACGCACAGGAGATACCGAAGCGCTTTGGAGAGCGTCAAAGCCTCTGCCACTACACGATCAAAGACAACAAG GTCTATGTGAAAACATTTGGAGAGCATGTTGGTTTTAGGATCTTCATGGATGCCATCCTCCTGTCACTAACAAGGAAG GTGCAGCTCCCTGATGTAGagttttttgtaaatctggGTGACTGGCCACTGGAGAAGAGAAAACCCACCGAGAAGATCCACCCCATCTTTTCTTGGTGTGGCTCAAACAACACCAGAGACATTGTCATGCCCACTTACGACCTGACTGAGTCTGTCCTCGAGACCATGGGGAG AGTAAGTCTGGACATGATGTCTATTCAGGCCAACACAGGGCCGCCGTGGTCGGAGAAGAACGCCACGGGCTTCTGGAGGGGGCGGGACAGCCGTCAGGAGCGTCTGGAGCTGGTCAAGCTGTCCAGGGCTCACCCCGACATGATAGATGCTGCTTTCAccaacttcttcttcttcaaacaCGATGAGAGCCTCTATGGGCCGCTGGTCAAACACGTctctttctttgacttttttaag TACAAGTACCAAATCAACATTGATGGCACCGTAGCAGCGTACCGTTTGCCTTACCTGTTGGCCGGAGACAGCGTCGTCCTGAAGCAGGATTCTGGCTACTACGAGCATTTTTACCACGAGCTGAAACCATGGGAGCATTACATCCCTGTAAGAGCAGACCTGGGAGACCTGCTGGAAAAAATCCAATGGGCTCGTGACCATGATGAAGAG GCAAAGAAAATTGCTCTTGCAGGTCAGCAGTTCACCCGCAATCATCTGATGGGAGACAGTATATTTTGTTACTACTACAAGCTTTTTAAG gAGTATGCCAAACTCCAGATCACAGAGCCTAAGGTTCGGGAGGGCATGGAGCCTGTGGAGCAACCAGCTGATGAACTTTTTCCATGCTCCTGTCAAAGGACAACG GTGAAAGATGAACTTTGA